The following are encoded together in the Flavihumibacter fluvii genome:
- a CDS encoding beta-N-acetylhexosaminidase, with protein MTRTIILCFVLFTHSLFSYSANIIPMPAYLQENKGQITLSAQTSITASGDCANELSFLKRWLADEFALTLAGGNNSATQVLLVADPVKFAAMGKEGYALLVTPKSITIQAPYAAGIFYGMQSLRQLVQASADRKSLVVNCITVKDNPRFGIRSFMLDEGRYFKGERTVKRLLDEMALLKMNTFHWHLTDDQGWRLEIKKYPLLTQVGGQRDSSQTGGWNSTTYDGKPHKGFYTQEQVKAIIRYAADRHINIIPEIEMPGHASAAIAAYPWLGITKKQVQVPVRFGVMYDIFDVSDPKVVSFLQDVLDEVTALFPSPIIHIGGDEVKYDQWVNSAAVAAYMKSNKMSSPADLQIGFTNEMSRYIEKKGKRMMGWNDIMGSKLHEYNDALPVTGTLSASAIIQFWKGDIALIKDAAVKSHDIVNSFHEFTYMDYDYTSIPLSKAYGFDPVPAGLEERYHSRIIGTGCQMWGEWTPDEASMNGRVFPRLAAYAEVGWTIPSRKNFDRFQAAMPFFYDRWK; from the coding sequence ATGACCAGGACCATTATTCTCTGTTTTGTACTTTTCACCCATTCACTGTTTTCCTATTCCGCCAATATTATTCCCATGCCGGCTTATCTGCAGGAAAACAAGGGGCAGATTACCCTCTCTGCGCAAACCAGTATAACTGCCAGTGGGGATTGCGCGAATGAATTAAGCTTTCTGAAGCGCTGGCTGGCAGATGAGTTTGCCTTAACACTTGCCGGTGGCAATAATTCCGCTACCCAGGTATTGCTGGTGGCCGATCCTGTAAAATTTGCCGCCATGGGTAAGGAAGGCTACGCGTTATTGGTTACACCGAAGTCCATCACCATCCAGGCACCCTATGCCGCCGGTATTTTTTATGGTATGCAATCACTCCGGCAACTGGTACAAGCTTCAGCAGACAGGAAGTCCCTGGTAGTCAACTGCATTACCGTAAAGGATAATCCCAGGTTCGGCATAAGAAGTTTTATGCTCGATGAAGGCCGCTACTTTAAAGGCGAGAGAACTGTAAAGCGCCTGCTCGATGAAATGGCGCTCCTGAAAATGAATACCTTTCACTGGCACCTGACCGATGACCAGGGCTGGCGGCTGGAAATAAAGAAATACCCGCTGCTGACGCAGGTGGGTGGACAAAGGGATTCTTCCCAAACTGGTGGCTGGAATAGTACAACCTATGATGGCAAACCCCATAAAGGGTTTTATACCCAGGAACAGGTGAAGGCCATCATCCGCTATGCTGCGGACAGGCATATCAACATCATCCCCGAAATTGAAATGCCGGGTCATGCCAGTGCAGCTATTGCGGCCTATCCCTGGCTGGGAATAACCAAAAAGCAGGTGCAGGTACCTGTTAGGTTCGGCGTGATGTACGATATTTTTGATGTCAGCGATCCGAAAGTGGTGTCATTCCTGCAGGATGTGCTCGATGAGGTGACGGCGCTTTTCCCTTCCCCCATCATTCATATCGGCGGCGATGAAGTGAAATACGACCAATGGGTGAATAGTGCTGCCGTGGCCGCTTACATGAAATCCAATAAAATGTCGTCCCCGGCTGATCTCCAGATCGGGTTTACCAATGAGATGTCCCGCTACATAGAGAAAAAGGGCAAACGGATGATGGGCTGGAATGACATCATGGGGAGTAAACTGCATGAGTATAACGATGCGCTCCCGGTTACCGGTACACTATCAGCCTCAGCGATTATTCAATTCTGGAAGGGGGATATTGCACTGATAAAAGATGCTGCAGTGAAATCGCATGATATTGTGAATTCATTCCATGAGTTCACGTATATGGACTATGATTATACCTCCATCCCGCTTTCTAAGGCCTATGGTTTTGATCCTGTCCCGGCCGGACTGGAGGAACGCTACCATTCCCGGATCATCGGCACCGGTTGCCAGATGTGGGGCGAATGGACACCCGACGAGGCTTCCATGAATGGCCGGGTATTCCCCCGTTTAGCAGCGTATGCCGAAGTAGGCTGGACAATCCCATCCCGGAAAAACTTTGACCGGTTCCAGGCCGCCATGCCGTTTTTTTATGATCGGTGGAAATAA